One part of the Theropithecus gelada isolate Dixy chromosome 5, Tgel_1.0, whole genome shotgun sequence genome encodes these proteins:
- the CLDN22 gene encoding claudin-22, producing MALIFRIVMQSVGLLLSFLGWILSIITTYLPHWKNLNLDLNEMENWTMGLWQTCVTQEEVGMQCKDFDSFLALPAELRVSRILMFLSNGLGFLGLLVSGFGLDCLRIGEGQRDLKRRLLILGGVLSWASGITALVPVSWVAHKTVQEFWDDNVPDFVPRWQFGEALFLGWFAGLSLLLGGCLLNCAACTSHALLASSHHAVAQMQDHHQLETRNTNLRN from the coding sequence ATGGCTTTAATCTTTAGAATAGTGATGCAATCTGTTGGACTTTTACTATCTTTTCTGGGATGGATTTTATCCATTATTACAACTTATTTGCCACACTGGAAGAACCTCAACCTGGacttaaatgaaatggaaaactgGACCATGGGACTCTGGCAAACCTGCGTCACCCAAGAGGAAGTGGGGATGCAATGCAAGGACTTTGACTCCTTCCTGGCTTTGCCTGCTGAACTCAGGGTCTCCAGGATCTTAATGTTTCTATCAAACGGGCTGGGATTTCTGGGCCTGCTGGTCTCTGGGTTTGGCCTGGACTGTTTGAGAATTGGAGAGGGTCAGAGAGATCTCAAGAGGCGACTGCTGATCCTGGGAGGAGTTCTGTCCTGGGCCTCGGGAATCACAGCCCTGGTTCCTGTCTCTTGGGTTGCCCACAAGACGGTTCAGGAGTTCTGGGATGACAACGTCCCAGACTTTGTCCCCAGGTGGCAGTTTGGGGAGGCCCTCTTTCTGGGCTGGTTTGCTGGACTTTCTCTTCTACTGGGAGGGTGTCTGCTCAACTGTGCAGCCTGTACCAGCCACGCTCTCCTAGCTTCGAGCCACCATGCAGTGGCGCAAATGCAAGATCATCATCAACTGGAGACAAGAAACACCAACCTGAGAAACTAA